One genomic window of Moorella glycerini includes the following:
- the spoVT gene encoding stage V sporulation protein T — protein MKATGIVRRIDDLGRVVIPKEIRRTLRIREGDPLEIFVDREGEVILKKYSPIGELGDFAKEYADSLHEAIGHIACIADRDNIIAVAGAPKKEFLDKPIGPAVEKVMEDRKPVLINSPTEDLFPIDGEGEAYKFTAEVIAPIIAEGDPIGAVIICSREPGVKMGDMELKLAETAAGFLAKQMEQ, from the coding sequence GTGAAAGCGACAGGCATTGTACGGCGCATTGACGATCTAGGACGCGTGGTAATACCCAAGGAAATCAGGCGCACCCTGCGGATTCGCGAAGGTGATCCACTGGAAATCTTCGTCGACCGGGAAGGCGAGGTAATTTTAAAAAAATACTCGCCCATTGGTGAGCTGGGAGATTTTGCCAAGGAATATGCAGATTCGCTCCATGAAGCCATCGGGCATATAGCCTGTATTGCTGACCGGGACAACATTATTGCGGTGGCCGGTGCCCCCAAAAAGGAATTCCTGGATAAACCCATTGGGCCAGCAGTAGAAAAGGTCATGGAAGACCGTAAACCTGTGCTGATTAACTCTCCAACGGAAGACCTGTTCCCCATTGACGGTGAAGGCGAGGCCTATAAATTTACGGCTGAAGTTATTGCCCCCATAATTGCCGAGGGTGATCCCATCGGAGCGGTAATTATCTGCTCCCGGGAGCCAGGGGTGAAAATGGGGGATATGGAGCTGAAGCTGGCCGAGACGGCGGCAGGCTTCCTGGCCAAACAAATGGAACAATAA
- a CDS encoding DUF6079 family protein, giving the protein MPSEGRLPVISQLVQVPLVRTVIQMKDTRDPGLRQQLIESFVLTGEAELALGAVLSAIARGEGQGFFIQGHYGAGKSHLLAILELILTQEETRRALAGKAGVAGAWHENIASLVAGIGQKRYLVAAISLVEHSHHEELEDIVLAALDDVLQTGVGKGLGRKTREDYVNQIRELLTGRYPEALEAYLSGEKIDRKELFQPANLALLTSLLRRLDLPYRLGYRRQEAFAELESLVTAHHLAGVVILIDELSEFLRSKPDSRSFNEDIRFLQFLGEISGRLPLWVVATLQEQIEATGAIPPEAFNKIKDRYPVRLQLTGEHIREIISRRLIKQKPEAQDHLHRLYADLTAAFGQLPFSQEEFCRLYPVHPLTVTFLESLRPLFSRHRGVVDFIHARLAGDPGRQIPALLEAPADTLLAPDLIFDHFRDRIQALPETNPYVRQVFPYFQQEIARLLPEGREQQIGLRLVKLLILAALGATARPLTVRQLAHLLLQPITRLESALNYEYVGDLLKRLYQDGAYLGYQQGTTPLEDAFYIDLQADVQLLVRRRLDYIKKSLFPGDGRVFTGLCRWLTDNRLPLANLVTTPRTPVDIFWQQTRREGLLIFTDLADLSPAVLEELARQALTTATDFILVLGQAEAGNKQLSHLQETLLPALAGPASRAFLFWLPAAVTDDWEFLTSALACQVLMAEYESDSSPTGERVRSYLAAGMAELKSRVQDVFRRAYAGGRLITGDGEELPWPTNPAYETFKSLLEKLAAAILSRRYPEHAKVAPRGGVLLAPLLQRVIGEFLVPGEVKGRVDAGLKMALDNFLQPLGLAKKAKDGYVLQVASSRNPLVAACLESLKGGPVGLAELGLRLRKGPFGLSEIAFQLLILALLHSGLVAAYSHGRRLNLKQIGPYNFYKIEELGLVEVLPEAFQAVLAGVKLLPVSLRQGPLTHGRQQELWDYLVQFQKDMSTRLNSLGQLLETVASYPALAALPLAAARADLNRVASLVAEIKVSYSPREGLERFLAAYQADPLWEVALERTRKLQHFLEQDLNHFLFIHGYLTSTQLVLPDTPAYQDLRRQKARLIELLNSPDVFYQEEVYQQLAAAFTLFQRAYTDAYLAEHRRLRSLERFQPYQALREGEAYRFLTLLSQLKQVAAPDALSLVNQLLAAALARQCPVNPEGQLALQPACSCGLALGEKDELPPPAAIQAAALEGIRAYLLALQEPLYQEKIRGFLAGLESVGKGQEAACLRRLLAVDPQDPELLAKLKPVVNRNTVGLINQALAGQVLVVERNLDDLYDLLANRVLKPEQLLDLVRQWLAGREGEQPDPGTHIRVIAASRREIDGVLVAETGVPYQSRENLLYDWFAAGYQELLPLWHRQGEAGLALAVTTAWWLPGHHLEPDLVARLCSLPGLAPPATTSLQELAQQVFELRAGPPELAGVLLNAARRALAEEDRLAAYWQALVPGGTPSGPELLAIIGRETVFPAILRRAAGAYLEWLACQDGSKLAAALQLLEGITPGAPLQPWEGPEPAAYLEACRLATHLLHSLATLAAAAPESFDAPAWEKIYTTHLGGTESLYYRIQHQLATLNLMEAFPLARLETELHQILARYRRAFQEFYNQAGSVPGMALEQLPAKLERYRQRWRPRALYFIWLDGLRRDASEVMIAELEQAGLIRQEIARGLLWAHLPTVTATQLDRLQKAGYNLRFLDASGPDQDLAALAREGNRLAPGQEEVVLRLNLVDDKVHASSDDYATFLAELALGFRRRLIPLLQALPEQSLILLAGDHGYTINHNFRPGDKHKKQRYQHGECSPQEVLVPWLLLWKVANRPPGRS; this is encoded by the coding sequence TTGCCTAGCGAAGGTCGCCTGCCTGTTATCAGCCAGCTTGTCCAGGTTCCTTTAGTACGCACCGTAATCCAGATGAAGGATACCCGCGACCCGGGGCTGCGGCAGCAGCTTATCGAGAGCTTTGTCCTCACCGGCGAGGCCGAACTGGCCCTGGGCGCCGTTTTAAGTGCCATCGCCCGCGGCGAGGGTCAGGGTTTTTTCATCCAGGGACATTACGGTGCGGGTAAATCCCATCTCCTGGCCATCCTGGAGCTGATCCTTACACAGGAAGAAACCCGCCGCGCCCTGGCCGGTAAAGCTGGGGTCGCCGGCGCCTGGCACGAGAACATCGCCTCCCTGGTGGCGGGGATAGGGCAAAAACGCTACCTGGTGGCTGCCATTTCCCTGGTGGAGCACAGTCACCACGAAGAACTGGAAGACATTGTCCTGGCCGCCCTGGACGATGTCCTGCAAACCGGTGTGGGGAAGGGTCTGGGTCGCAAAACGCGGGAAGACTATGTAAACCAAATCCGGGAGCTGCTGACCGGGCGCTACCCCGAGGCACTGGAAGCCTATCTGTCCGGGGAAAAAATCGACCGGAAGGAACTCTTTCAGCCAGCCAACCTGGCTCTGTTAACCTCCCTGCTGCGCCGCCTGGACCTTCCCTACCGTTTGGGCTACCGGCGCCAGGAAGCCTTTGCCGAACTGGAGTCTCTGGTTACGGCCCATCACCTGGCCGGCGTGGTTATCCTTATCGATGAGCTGTCAGAGTTCCTGCGCTCCAAGCCCGACAGCCGCAGCTTCAACGAAGATATCCGCTTCCTCCAGTTCCTGGGCGAAATATCCGGCCGCCTGCCCCTGTGGGTGGTGGCGACCCTCCAGGAGCAGATCGAGGCCACCGGTGCCATACCACCGGAAGCCTTCAATAAAATCAAAGATCGCTACCCCGTCCGCCTGCAGCTAACGGGAGAACATATCCGGGAAATTATCAGCCGCCGGCTCATCAAGCAGAAACCGGAAGCACAGGATCACTTGCACCGGCTTTACGCCGATCTAACAGCTGCCTTCGGCCAGTTGCCCTTTAGCCAGGAGGAGTTTTGCCGGCTGTACCCCGTCCACCCCCTGACCGTTACTTTCCTGGAAAGCTTGCGCCCCCTCTTTTCCCGGCATCGCGGTGTAGTGGACTTTATCCACGCGCGCCTGGCCGGTGACCCTGGCCGGCAGATTCCCGCCCTGCTGGAGGCCCCGGCCGATACCCTGCTGGCCCCGGACCTGATCTTCGACCATTTCCGCGACCGCATCCAGGCCCTGCCGGAGACAAACCCCTACGTCCGCCAGGTCTTTCCCTACTTCCAGCAGGAAATAGCCCGGCTGCTGCCGGAGGGCCGGGAACAGCAAATAGGCTTAAGGCTGGTGAAGCTCCTCATCCTGGCCGCCCTGGGGGCTACGGCCAGGCCACTGACGGTGCGCCAGCTTGCCCACCTACTATTGCAGCCCATCACCCGGCTGGAATCGGCTTTAAACTACGAGTATGTCGGCGATCTCTTAAAACGCCTGTATCAGGACGGCGCCTATCTTGGCTACCAGCAAGGCACCACTCCCCTGGAGGACGCTTTCTACATCGACCTCCAGGCCGACGTCCAGCTCCTGGTCCGCCGCCGCCTGGATTATATCAAAAAGAGCCTTTTCCCCGGGGACGGGCGCGTTTTCACCGGCCTCTGCCGGTGGCTGACCGACAATCGCCTGCCCCTGGCCAATCTCGTCACCACCCCCCGCACCCCGGTTGACATCTTCTGGCAGCAGACGCGGCGGGAGGGCTTGCTGATTTTTACCGACCTAGCCGATTTAAGTCCCGCCGTCCTGGAGGAACTGGCCCGCCAGGCCCTGACCACGGCCACCGATTTTATCCTGGTCCTGGGCCAGGCCGAAGCCGGCAATAAACAACTGTCGCACCTCCAGGAAACCCTCCTGCCGGCTCTCGCCGGACCGGCGAGCAGGGCTTTCCTCTTCTGGCTGCCGGCCGCTGTCACCGACGACTGGGAATTCTTGACCAGCGCCCTGGCCTGCCAGGTCTTAATGGCCGAGTACGAATCCGACTCCTCCCCGACAGGAGAAAGGGTACGTTCCTACCTGGCGGCGGGAATGGCAGAGCTGAAAAGCAGGGTGCAGGATGTTTTCCGCCGCGCTTACGCCGGCGGTCGTTTAATAACCGGTGACGGCGAAGAACTACCCTGGCCCACCAATCCGGCCTACGAAACCTTTAAATCCCTGCTGGAAAAACTAGCCGCCGCCATCCTCTCCCGGCGCTACCCCGAACATGCTAAAGTTGCTCCCCGGGGCGGGGTGCTGCTAGCGCCGCTGTTGCAGCGGGTTATAGGCGAATTCCTGGTACCGGGGGAGGTAAAAGGTAGGGTTGATGCCGGCCTGAAAATGGCCCTGGATAATTTCCTCCAGCCCCTGGGCCTGGCGAAAAAGGCGAAGGATGGTTATGTTCTCCAGGTGGCTTCCTCCCGCAACCCGCTGGTGGCCGCCTGCCTGGAGAGCCTCAAAGGCGGACCGGTCGGCCTCGCGGAGCTGGGCCTGCGGCTACGCAAAGGCCCCTTCGGGCTGAGCGAAATCGCCTTCCAACTCCTTATCCTGGCCCTGCTCCACAGCGGCCTGGTGGCCGCTTATAGCCACGGCCGCCGCTTAAATTTAAAGCAAATAGGCCCATATAATTTTTACAAAATCGAAGAACTGGGCCTGGTAGAAGTCCTGCCGGAGGCCTTCCAGGCCGTCCTGGCCGGGGTCAAATTACTGCCGGTTTCCCTGCGTCAGGGCCCTTTAACCCATGGCCGGCAGCAAGAGCTCTGGGACTACCTGGTACAGTTCCAGAAAGACATGAGCACCCGGCTAAATAGCCTGGGCCAGCTCCTGGAGACAGTGGCCAGCTACCCGGCCCTGGCGGCCCTGCCCCTGGCTGCCGCCCGGGCTGACCTCAACCGGGTGGCCTCCCTGGTGGCGGAAATAAAGGTTTCCTATAGTCCCCGGGAGGGCCTGGAACGTTTCCTGGCCGCCTACCAGGCCGACCCCCTGTGGGAAGTAGCCCTGGAGCGCACCCGGAAGCTGCAGCATTTCCTGGAACAGGACTTAAACCATTTCCTCTTCATTCACGGTTACCTGACATCTACCCAGCTGGTCCTGCCCGATACACCCGCTTATCAGGACTTGCGCCGGCAAAAGGCCAGGTTGATAGAATTACTCAATAGCCCTGACGTCTTCTATCAGGAAGAAGTCTACCAGCAACTGGCTGCCGCCTTTACCCTTTTCCAGCGGGCCTATACTGATGCCTATCTGGCCGAGCACCGACGGCTGCGGTCACTGGAGCGCTTCCAGCCCTACCAGGCCCTGCGGGAAGGGGAAGCCTACCGGTTTTTAACCTTGCTAAGCCAGCTAAAGCAGGTAGCTGCCCCGGACGCTCTAAGCCTGGTCAACCAGCTCCTGGCCGCAGCCCTGGCCCGGCAGTGCCCGGTTAACCCGGAAGGGCAACTGGCCCTCCAGCCGGCCTGCTCCTGCGGCCTGGCCCTGGGGGAAAAGGACGAGTTGCCGCCCCCGGCCGCCATTCAAGCCGCTGCTCTGGAGGGCATCCGGGCTTACCTCCTGGCCCTGCAGGAACCCCTCTACCAGGAGAAGATCCGGGGCTTTCTGGCTGGTCTGGAAAGTGTTGGTAAGGGACAGGAAGCAGCCTGCTTGCGCCGGCTCCTGGCCGTAGACCCCCAGGACCCGGAACTCCTCGCCAAACTAAAGCCGGTCGTCAACCGCAATACCGTTGGTCTCATCAACCAGGCCCTGGCCGGCCAGGTGCTGGTGGTCGAGCGCAACCTGGACGACCTCTACGACCTCCTGGCCAACCGGGTCCTAAAGCCGGAACAACTCCTGGACCTGGTGCGGCAGTGGCTGGCCGGCCGGGAGGGGGAGCAACCGGACCCTGGTACCCACATCCGGGTGATTGCCGCCAGTCGCCGGGAAATAGACGGAGTCCTGGTCGCCGAAACCGGTGTTCCTTATCAGTCCCGGGAGAACCTTTTGTACGACTGGTTCGCCGCCGGTTACCAGGAATTGCTGCCCCTGTGGCACCGGCAGGGCGAAGCCGGCCTGGCCCTGGCGGTAACGACGGCCTGGTGGTTGCCAGGCCACCACCTGGAGCCGGACCTCGTGGCCCGGCTGTGTTCCCTGCCGGGGTTAGCGCCACCGGCCACGACGAGCCTCCAGGAGCTGGCGCAGCAGGTCTTCGAACTCCGCGCCGGCCCGCCAGAGCTGGCCGGGGTCCTTTTAAATGCCGCCCGCCGGGCCCTGGCGGAGGAAGACCGGCTTGCTGCTTACTGGCAGGCCCTGGTACCGGGGGGAACCCCTTCCGGCCCCGAACTGCTGGCCATTATCGGGCGGGAAACCGTCTTCCCGGCCATCCTCCGCCGTGCTGCTGGCGCCTACCTGGAGTGGCTGGCCTGCCAGGACGGTAGCAAACTGGCCGCAGCCCTGCAATTGCTGGAGGGAATTACGCCGGGTGCCCCCCTTCAACCCTGGGAAGGGCCGGAACCGGCTGCTTACCTGGAAGCCTGCCGGTTGGCCACCCATTTGCTCCATTCCCTCGCAACCTTAGCGGCAGCTGCGCCGGAAAGCTTCGACGCCCCTGCCTGGGAAAAAATTTATACCACCCACCTGGGCGGTACGGAAAGCCTGTACTACCGTATACAGCATCAGCTGGCTACTTTAAACCTGATGGAAGCCTTTCCCCTCGCCCGCCTGGAAACCGAGCTCCACCAGATACTGGCCAGATACAGGCGGGCCTTCCAGGAATTTTATAACCAGGCCGGCAGTGTCCCTGGCATGGCGCTAGAACAACTGCCGGCAAAGCTGGAACGCTATAGACAGCGCTGGCGGCCCCGGGCCCTTTACTTCATCTGGCTCGACGGCCTGCGCCGGGACGCCAGTGAAGTCATGATAGCAGAGCTGGAACAGGCCGGCCTGATCCGGCAGGAAATAGCCCGGGGACTCCTCTGGGCCCACCTGCCAACCGTGACTGCCACCCAGCTGGACCGGCTCCAGAAAGCCGGGTACAATCTCCGCTTCCTGGACGCCTCCGGGCCGGACCAGGACCTGGCTGCCCTGGCCCGGGAAGGCAATCGCCTGGCCCCCGGGCAGGAAGAAGTAGTTTTACGGCTAAACCTGGTGGACGATAAAGTCCACGCCTCTTCGGACGACTACGCCACCTTCCTGGCTGAACTGGCCCTGGGTTTCCGGCGCCGGCTCATACCGCTGCTGCAAGCCCTACCGGAACAATCCCTCATCCTCCTGGCCGGCGATCACGGTTACACCATCAATCATAATTTCCGCCCTGGGGATAAACATAAAAAGCAACGCTACCAGCACGGCGAGTGCTCTCCCCAGGAGGTCCTGGTCCCCTGGCTGCTCCTGTGGAAGGTGGCCAACCGGCCCCCGGGGAGGTCATAG
- a CDS encoding SpoIID/LytB domain-containing protein, producing the protein MALKRKVIATMVGLLFLSQVLAGCRAPARRPAAQEPTLSLYVNQTGEVKRLKIEEYLPAVVAAEMEPGWPLNALAAQAILARTFTMKKIQEGGVKAHGTDASTSVEEFQAYNPARVNDNVRRAVEITRGQVIRYKGNYINAWFHASGGSRTAASAVEGLNFRQEPAPYIQSVPDPGMAITTPENKSWTATFSTAEVAAAVRRVTGQDPGPITAVSIAAKGPSGRATQLKVGNLTVDAPALRLALGNDRLRSTLLTGITTGNGRVTFKGEGYGHGVGMSQWGAKVLAEQGKSPQEIIKYFFKDVELVKAW; encoded by the coding sequence ATGGCGTTAAAGCGTAAAGTGATAGCAACTATGGTAGGTCTGTTGTTCTTAAGCCAGGTTTTAGCAGGTTGCCGGGCCCCGGCCAGGCGACCCGCAGCCCAGGAACCCACCCTCTCCCTCTATGTTAACCAGACCGGCGAGGTTAAAAGGCTAAAAATAGAAGAATACCTGCCCGCCGTAGTAGCAGCGGAAATGGAGCCCGGCTGGCCCCTTAATGCCCTGGCGGCCCAGGCCATACTCGCCCGGACCTTTACCATGAAAAAGATCCAGGAAGGCGGGGTCAAGGCCCACGGTACCGATGCCTCCACCAGCGTGGAAGAGTTCCAGGCCTATAACCCTGCCAGGGTCAACGATAATGTCCGCCGGGCGGTAGAAATAACCCGCGGCCAGGTTATCAGGTACAAAGGGAACTACATCAATGCCTGGTTTCATGCTTCCGGCGGCTCACGGACGGCTGCTTCAGCAGTGGAGGGATTAAATTTCCGGCAGGAACCGGCACCTTACATCCAGAGTGTTCCCGACCCGGGGATGGCCATCACCACGCCGGAGAATAAAAGCTGGACGGCTACCTTCAGTACTGCTGAGGTGGCGGCGGCAGTAAGAAGAGTTACCGGCCAGGACCCGGGACCTATTACGGCGGTAAGTATTGCCGCCAAAGGCCCTTCAGGCCGGGCTACCCAGTTAAAGGTTGGCAACCTTACTGTCGATGCCCCGGCCCTGCGCCTCGCCCTGGGCAATGACCGCCTGCGTTCAACCCTGCTCACAGGTATAACCACCGGCAACGGCCGGGTAACCTTTAAGGGCGAGGGCTACGGCCACGGCGTGGGTATGAGTCAATGGGGAGCCAAAGTCCTGGCTGAACAGGGCAAATCACCCCAGGAGATTATTAAATACTTTTTTAAAGATGTGGAGCTGGTCAAGGCCTGGTAA
- a CDS encoding HU family DNA-binding protein gives MNKMDLVASVAEKTDLTKKEAEKVVSAVLASIEEALAQGDKVQLVGFGTFEIKERAARVGRNPRTGEEIEIAATRVPVFKAGKALREAVAK, from the coding sequence GTGAACAAAATGGATTTAGTGGCCAGCGTGGCTGAAAAAACCGACCTGACCAAAAAAGAAGCCGAAAAGGTAGTCAGCGCCGTGCTGGCCAGTATCGAAGAAGCCCTGGCCCAGGGCGATAAGGTGCAGCTTGTAGGCTTTGGTACCTTTGAGATCAAGGAAAGGGCCGCCCGGGTAGGGCGTAACCCCCGGACCGGTGAGGAAATCGAAATCGCAGCCACGCGAGTACCGGTTTTCAAAGCCGGCAAGGCTCTGAGGGAAGCTGTAGCCAAATAA
- a CDS encoding RNA-binding S4 domain-containing protein yields MRLDKFLKVSRLIKRRTLAKEVCDGGGVEVNRRPAKAGTEVKPGDILTLKLGNRWQTVEILATPESIAADRAKETYRVLAEGKTGPGEP; encoded by the coding sequence ATGCGCCTGGATAAGTTTTTAAAGGTCTCCCGGTTAATTAAGAGGCGGACCCTGGCCAAGGAAGTGTGTGATGGTGGCGGGGTAGAGGTCAACCGCCGGCCAGCCAAGGCCGGTACAGAAGTAAAACCCGGTGACATTTTAACCTTAAAGCTGGGCAACCGCTGGCAGACGGTAGAGATCCTGGCCACACCGGAAAGTATAGCTGCCGACCGGGCTAAAGAAACTTACCGGGTTCTGGCTGAAGGCAAAACCGGGCCCGGTGAGCCCTAA
- the yabP gene encoding sporulation protein YabP produces MADGQHQLTIINRQKLVINGVLQVLNYDEEEILLETTMGLLTLKGKDFNISNLSLEAGNLEASGTVNNLSYSEGKGARGKGLLQRLLK; encoded by the coding sequence ATGGCTGACGGGCAGCACCAGCTCACCATTATCAACCGGCAAAAACTCGTTATCAACGGTGTCCTCCAGGTCCTTAATTACGATGAAGAAGAAATACTGCTGGAAACGACTATGGGTCTCCTGACTCTAAAGGGAAAAGATTTTAATATCAGTAATTTGAGCTTAGAGGCAGGCAATCTCGAGGCCAGTGGTACGGTAAATAATCTTAGCTACAGCGAGGGAAAGGGCGCCAGGGGTAAGGGCTTGCTCCAGCGCTTGCTTAAATGA
- the yabQ gene encoding spore cortex biosynthesis protein YabQ, producing the protein MIPVLEQWQIFLALCGAGLLLAFAFDCYRVGRYFWRPGHLSTHMGDALFWLTFTALTFTLLMFINWGEVRAYVFLALGLGTILYAGFLSRGTRRRLYTGGRLLARMTAIGRRFLRQTVLVVIIPGRLVFSCLTFPLAALRLFLRRHHPGGPPGGVKG; encoded by the coding sequence ATGATCCCTGTACTGGAGCAGTGGCAGATATTTCTGGCCCTGTGCGGGGCAGGGCTTTTGCTGGCTTTCGCCTTTGATTGCTACCGCGTCGGCCGCTATTTCTGGCGGCCGGGACATTTAAGCACCCATATGGGTGATGCCCTGTTCTGGTTAACCTTTACTGCTTTAACCTTTACTTTGCTGATGTTCATTAACTGGGGTGAGGTACGGGCCTATGTTTTCCTGGCCCTGGGTCTGGGGACCATCCTGTATGCCGGTTTCTTAAGCCGGGGCACGCGCCGCCGGTTATACACCGGCGGGCGTTTACTGGCCAGGATGACGGCCATTGGCCGCCGCTTTTTAAGGCAGACAGTTCTGGTTGTCATTATTCCAGGGCGCCTGGTTTTTAGTTGTTTAACGTTCCCTTTGGCAGCCTTAAGACTTTTCCTGCGGCGCCACCACCCCGGCGGTCCTCCCGGCGGGGTGAAAGGTTAA
- a CDS encoding tetratricopeptide repeat protein codes for MVAGRGYQLNTTLQKIANLKKSGDLQAALAEVQAALERWPDEPALLASLASLYLRLGQKQEAGYLADRILQLRPRDPRALAIKGQVATHQKDYSTALACWQAAFDLEPSPYLATRLAQAYIYTGQLEKAVAFCRQQLALDPEQLELWKKLGLALEKMGDTAAAAQAYREVTARNPNDTFAQARYVKLSAPGQDGNSVLSEVNAFLRVGRRAQNPHLHGVKGNELYQQGRYAEAAVAYQQALELAPGDPFFLAQLGFCLYRLRQDEEALNLLQQALAKRPADVHVRQTLMNLYRRLGRQEEGASFFRAVASAHSEARQLWGLAKKLEREGKKD; via the coding sequence ATGGTTGCCGGCAGAGGTTATCAGCTTAATACCACATTACAAAAAATAGCCAACCTGAAAAAGTCCGGAGATCTCCAGGCAGCCCTGGCAGAAGTCCAGGCCGCCCTGGAGCGCTGGCCCGACGAACCGGCCCTGCTGGCCAGCCTGGCCAGCCTCTACCTGCGCCTGGGCCAGAAGCAGGAGGCCGGTTACCTGGCCGATAGGATCTTGCAACTCCGGCCCCGGGACCCCCGCGCCCTGGCCATCAAAGGGCAGGTAGCCACCCACCAGAAAGATTACTCCACCGCCCTGGCCTGCTGGCAGGCCGCTTTCGACCTGGAACCATCCCCCTATCTTGCCACCCGCTTGGCCCAGGCTTATATCTATACCGGTCAACTGGAAAAAGCTGTAGCTTTCTGCCGCCAGCAGCTAGCCCTTGACCCTGAGCAGCTGGAACTCTGGAAAAAACTTGGCCTGGCCCTGGAAAAAATGGGCGATACGGCCGCTGCTGCTCAGGCTTACAGGGAAGTAACTGCCCGTAACCCCAATGATACCTTTGCTCAGGCACGTTACGTCAAGTTATCGGCTCCCGGCCAGGACGGCAATAGTGTCCTCAGCGAAGTTAATGCTTTCCTCCGGGTGGGGCGGCGGGCCCAGAATCCTCACCTGCACGGGGTTAAGGGCAATGAACTCTACCAGCAGGGTCGTTATGCCGAAGCCGCCGTCGCTTACCAACAGGCCCTGGAACTGGCCCCCGGCGATCCCTTTTTCCTGGCCCAGCTGGGCTTCTGCCTCTACCGCCTGCGCCAGGACGAGGAAGCCCTGAACCTCCTCCAGCAGGCCCTGGCTAAACGACCAGCCGATGTCCATGTGCGCCAGACCCTGATGAACCTCTACCGCCGGCTGGGCCGCCAGGAAGAAGGGGCCAGCTTTTTCAGGGCGGTAGCCAGTGCCCACTCGGAAGCCCGCCAGCTCTGGGGTCTGGCGAAAAAACTGGAGCGGGAGGGGAAAAAAGATTAG
- the mazG gene encoding nucleoside triphosphate pyrophosphohydrolase yields MAGKVIIAGMGPGDPAQVPPAVLAALSGVDKIYLRTARHPAVAALKERGLQWESFDSYYEQAGDFEELYGRIVTTLLGEARDKELAYVVPGHPLVAERSVTLLLEAAPAAGVDTRVIPAMSCLDALYATLHLDPTRGLTVTDALTFTLDGLDPGLGLILTQVYNQRIASDTKLTLMGLYPDEYPVTVVRGAGLAGEERVATVPLYAIDRLPWIDHLTSIYLPPYPAGRDRTLAGLKAIMARLRGEGGCPWDREQTHQSLKRYLIEESYEVLEAIDTGDMHKLCEELGDLLLQVVFHARLAEENGYFTLADCLEAICAKMRRRHPHVFGNASLNTAGEVLARWDQIKVAEKKSNGEGEPSLLSVPRGLPALMKALKVQEQAARVGFDWSDVTGVWAKVEEELAELKEAVAGEERREQAAEVGDVLFALVNLARWLGVEPEAALQASVDKFMQRFRYLEQKARQRGLDLKRLSLAEMDALWEEAKKIPGK; encoded by the coding sequence ATGGCAGGCAAGGTTATTATCGCCGGCATGGGGCCCGGTGACCCGGCCCAGGTGCCGCCGGCGGTCCTGGCGGCCCTGTCAGGAGTGGACAAGATCTACCTGCGGACGGCCCGGCACCCGGCTGTAGCAGCTTTAAAAGAGCGAGGATTGCAGTGGGAGAGCTTTGATAGTTATTATGAGCAGGCAGGAGATTTTGAGGAGCTCTACGGGCGGATTGTTACTACCTTACTCGGGGAGGCCAGGGATAAAGAGCTGGCCTACGTCGTACCAGGTCATCCTCTGGTAGCCGAAAGGAGTGTAACCCTGCTCCTGGAAGCTGCTCCCGCAGCCGGGGTGGACACGCGGGTAATACCGGCCATGAGCTGCCTGGACGCCCTGTATGCCACCCTGCACCTTGACCCCACCCGGGGCTTAACTGTTACCGATGCCCTGACTTTTACGTTAGATGGGCTGGATCCCGGGCTGGGACTGATACTCACCCAGGTTTACAACCAGAGGATAGCGTCCGACACCAAGTTGACTCTCATGGGCCTTTACCCGGATGAATATCCGGTAACGGTGGTCCGGGGCGCCGGCCTGGCCGGGGAAGAACGGGTGGCAACAGTACCTCTTTATGCCATCGACCGCCTGCCCTGGATCGATCACCTCACCAGTATTTACCTGCCCCCTTACCCGGCGGGCCGGGACCGGACCCTGGCGGGACTCAAAGCTATTATGGCCAGGCTACGCGGCGAGGGAGGTTGTCCCTGGGACCGGGAACAGACACACCAGTCTCTTAAACGTTACCTTATTGAAGAATCCTATGAAGTCCTGGAAGCCATTGATACCGGTGATATGCATAAACTGTGTGAGGAGTTGGGAGACTTACTGCTACAGGTGGTCTTCCATGCCCGGCTGGCCGAGGAAAACGGCTACTTTACCCTGGCCGACTGCCTGGAAGCTATCTGTGCCAAGATGCGCCGCCGTCACCCCCATGTTTTCGGTAATGCTAGTTTAAATACAGCCGGGGAGGTGCTGGCCCGCTGGGATCAAATTAAGGTAGCCGAAAAGAAAAGTAATGGAGAGGGGGAACCTTCGCTATTAAGTGTGCCCCGGGGTCTGCCCGCCCTCATGAAGGCCCTGAAGGTCCAGGAGCAGGCAGCCCGGGTGGGTTTTGACTGGAGTGACGTAACCGGCGTTTGGGCCAAAGTAGAGGAAGAGCTGGCGGAATTAAAAGAAGCTGTGGCCGGGGAAGAGCGCCGGGAACAGGCCGCTGAAGTGGGAGATGTCCTTTTTGCCTTAGTGAACCTGGCCCGCTGGCTCGGGGTGGAGCCAGAAGCTGCTTTGCAGGCCTCTGTCGATAAATTTATGCAACGTTTCCGGTACTTGGAGCAAAAGGCCCGGCAAAGGGGGCTGGATCTAAAAAGACTTTCCCTGGCGGAGATGGATGCCCTGTGGGAGGAAGCGAAAAAAATTCCAGGAAAATAA